A genome region from Pyrenophora tritici-repentis strain M4 chromosome 9, whole genome shotgun sequence includes the following:
- a CDS encoding Dimer-Tnp-hAT domain containing protein yields MIFRCSANRGNFINNFIEPAGLTENEEDEYEAWKRSEPIAGEGVDPIKYWVELRDRHPSLSKFAIDMLSIPGSSCECERLFSELGDLLEPRRRSISPQLLAAIQCDRRWIRAGFGSGEVPVKEAISDEEMDAKYGVHKWDIS; encoded by the exons atgatttttaggtgtagtgc AAATCGCGGCAACTTTATCAACAactttattgagcctgcagggcttacggagaacgaggaagatgaatatgaggcttggaaacgcagcgaaccgatcgctggcgagggcgtcgaccctataaaatactgggtagaactccgcgatcgccaccctagccttagcaaatttgctatcgacatgctatcaatcccaggctcaagctgtgagtgtgagcgcttattcagcgagctgggtgacctcctcgagccccgtcggcgcagcatttctccgcaacttctagcagcaatacagtgcgatcgacgatggataagagctggatttggcagtggtgaggtgcctgtaaaggaggctatcagcgatgaggagatggacgcgaaatacggtgtacataagtgggatattagctga
- a CDS encoding ChaA, Ca2+-H+ antiporter, protein MEDRTPPEGRPKPSPGTSRRSSPHATARSRTGSDTPAQSASGPESARRRPQAAMQPSGYGSITQGIERQSSAKAKKPPMTRRATSSKFPQKGQEFSVDDAEEEVELDQAQQDQQKKPRPNLRTKPSTVRRRPAVPPATLTTIDSNEDDVVQENAGPPSAPDVDATPGSSSEETVQAEDDSGGGDDDDDLSDAESFTLRDRQDAINVTHPFGIRIWKPALYKKGRSVQRNAEEDIHSSPGLYSCKEYSHLLFHLAGYLFYPFGKYVKLLQDEAYIEEDEGEGRSISEYEQWQSGDIEEGRLFFGPTTGTSSLVGRRRNSVDSTGDETTSLLGRDGRANLNHADTANTKRRLFGRGKWNLGRVVFFIFFYGILMPSLFFVSTLCWFLVFTIPMGKTTLLLLDHLRRHPLALSFHSDNGNVRRPGESSSILLCTYRAVGIKYWKYTIDGTNIFLINLLGLVAFTIFDYFVLAEAMELKIWLTDQFLLFTLALLSIIPLAYFIGQAVASISAQSSMGVGATINAFFSTVVEVFLYCVALKQGKAQLVEGSIIGSIFAGILFLPGLSMCFGALKRKTQRFNVRSAGVTSTMLLFAVIGAFGPTLFYQIYGSHELNCRQCVSSHSGAPERDCRRCYYSQTPALNDRFYNEAVKPYTWFAAALLFFSYIIGLLFTLRTHAATIWTEPDAQEKKLLEMSASSLSQSGHLEYPPHSSFIRQNTGQSTSRAHIRDSQLYRRMVNQTLHEVGLSTEHHTSDDRSQGSKTDNHTVHMVPPKDSDAHSHHSFHVEGLTDDAAQSLARQITEIAATTTALATRDVTRAPRKAAQLAHASTKDRPVQTRTNTEVPPEEVDTAPGHTSGGHDAPNWSRQKSAAILLTATLAYAVIAEILVNTVDAVLEGSDIDEKFLGITLFALVPNTTEFLNAISFAMNGNIALSMEIGSAYALQVCLLQIPALVFYSAIHTGYIPAREVANQTFTLIFPQWDMITVILCVFLLSYMYGEGKSNYFKGSILILSYLVVIAGFYLSGFTDFERMGVDPADTLALGEQVQSMTFKTKGRSGVAY, encoded by the exons ATGGAGGATCGCACGCCCCCCGAAGGCAGGCCCAAGCCATCGCCAGGCACCTCTCGTCGAAGCAGCCCTCATGCCACCGCTCGCAGTCGCACCGGCAGCGACACGCCAGCACAGAGCGCGTCAGGCCCAGAGTCGGCGCGCAGACGACCACAAGCTGCTATGCAGCCGTCTGGCTATG GTTCCATTACTCAAGGTATCGAGCGCC AGAGCTCGGCCAAGGCGAAGAAGCCTCCCATGACCCGCCGTGCAACATCGTCCAAATTCCCCCAAAAGGGTCAGGAGTTCAGTGTGGACGATGCGGAAGAGGAGGTCGAGCTCGACCAAGCCCAGCAGGACCAGCAGAAGAAACCACGACCGAATCTGCGCACCAAACCCTCGACAGTTCGGCGCAGACCTGCTGTCCCGCCCGCCACCCTCACCACCATAGACTCCAACGAGGACGACGTCGTCCAGGAGAATGCAGGACCACCAAGCGCCCCGGATGTTGACGCGACGCCTGGCTCATCTAGCGAAGAGACGGTGCAAGCTGAAGACGACAGTGGAggcggcgacgacgacgatgatcTGAGCGACGCCGAGAGCTTCACACTACGTGATCGTCAGGACGCCATCAACGTCACACATCCCTTTGGTATCAGAATCTGGAAGCCCGCCCTCTACAAAAAGGGTCGCTCCGTCCAGCGCAACGCGGAAGAAGACATCCACTCGTCCCCGGGTCTCTAC AGCTGCAAGGAGTACTCGCACCTCCTTTTCCACCTCGCCGGATATCTGTTCTATCCCTTTGGTAAGTACGTGAAACTCTTGCAGGATGAGGCCTacatagaagaagacgagggCGAGGGTCGCAGCATCAGCGAGTACGAGCAGTGGCAGAGCGGCGACATCGAGGAGGGTCGCCTCTTCTTCGGCCCCACCACTGGCACCAGCTCCCTCGTTGGTCGTAGGCGCAACAGCGTCGATTCTACTGGCGACGAGACGACAAGCCTACTCGGCAGAGATGGGCGCGCCAACTTGAACCACGCCGACACCGCAAACACCAAAAGAAGACTCTTTGGTCGCGGCAAGTGGAACCTTGGTCGTGTtgtcttcttcatcttcttctacgGCATCCTCATGCCCTCGCTGTTCTTTGTCTCGACCCTTTGCTGGTTCTTGGTCTTTACAATTCCCATGGGTAAGACTACACTACTGCTGTTAGACCATCTACGCCGTCATCCCTTGGCACTCTCTTTCCATTCTGACAATGGCAACGTGCGTCGCCCCGGGGAGTCGTCTTCCATACTTCTCTGTACCTACCGCGCAGTCGGTATCAAATATTGGAAGTATACTATTGACGGAACCAACATCTTCCTCATTAACCTGCTCGGCCTCGTGGCCTTTACAATCTTCGACTACTTTGTTTTGGCAGAGGCCATGGAGCTCAAGATCTGGTTGACGGATCAGTTCCTGCTCTTCACACTTGCCCTATTGTCCATCATCCCGCTGGCATACTTCATCGGCCAAGCCGTTGCTTCCATCTCTGCCCAGTCATCCATGGGCGTTGGCGCAACCATCAATGCCTTCTTCTCCACCGTAGTCGAAGTGTTCCTCTACTGTGTAGCCCTCAAACAGGGCAAGGCACAGCTTGTCGAAGGAAGCATCATCGGAAGTATCTTTGCGGGTATTCTGTTTCTGCCAGGCTTGTCCATGTGCTTTGGTGCTTTGAAGCGTAAGACTCAACGTTTCAATGTACGTTCGGCCGGTGTCACGTCAACCATGCTTCTTTTCGCCGTCATTGGCGCCTTTGGCCCCACCCTGTTCTACCAGATCTATGGCAGC CATGAACTAAACTGCCGCCAATGCGTCTCCTCTCATAGCGGTGCCCCGGAAAGGGACTGCCGCAGATGCTACTACTCGCAAACCCCCGCACTGAACGACCGTTTTTACAACGAAGCAGTCAAGCCCTACACTTGGTTCGCGGCTGCGttgctcttcttctcctACATCATCGGTCTTTTGTTTACTCTCCGAACCCATGCCGCGACCATTTGGACTGAGCCGGACGCTCAAGAGAAGAAGCTTCTGGAGATGAGCGCAAGCAGTCTCAGCCAAAGCGGCCATCTTGAATACCCTCCTCACTCCTCGTTCATTAGGCAGAATACCGGACAGTCGACATCTCGCGCACACATACGTGATAGCCAGCTGTACAGACGCATGGTCAACCAAACCTTGCATGAAGTCGGTCTTTCTACTGAGCATCACACATCGGACGATAGATCACAAGGCTCAAAGACTGACAACCATACGGTTCACATGGTACCGCCCAAAGACAGCGACGCACACTCACATCACTCCTTCCATGTCGAAGGCCTAACCGACGATGCTGCGCAGTCTCTAGCACGCCAAATTACGGAAATCGCCGCAACCACGACGGCTCTGGCTACACGCGACGTTACTCGGGCTCCCCGCAAAGCtgctcagcttgctcatgCATCGACCAAAGATCGTCCCGTCCAGACACGAACAAACACCGAGGTTCCACCCGAGGAGGTCGACACGGCACCCGGACATACTTCTGGGGGACACGATGCACCCAACTGGAGCCGACAAAAGAGTGCAGCCATCTTGTTAACAGCCACTCTGGCCTATGCAGTCATCGCCGAGATTCTCGTCAACACCGTCGACGCCGTTCTCGAGGGTTCCGACATTGACGAGAAGTTCCTGGGTATCACTTTATTCGCCCTCGTCCCCAACACGACGGAATTCCTCAACGCCATCTCCTTCGCCATGAACGGCAACATTGCACTCTCCATGGAAATCGGTTCTGCCTACGCGCTGCAAGTCTGTCTCCTGCAGATCCCCGCCCTCGTCTTCTACTCCGCCATCCACACGGGCTATATCCCCGCCCGCGAAGTCGCAAACCAAACTTTTACCCTCATTTTCCCCCAGTGGGATATGATCACCGTTATCCTCTGCGTTTTTCTCCTCTCGTACATGTACGGTGAGGGGAAGAGTAACTACTTTAAAGGATCTATCCTTATCCTTTCGTACCTGGTGGTTATTGCTGGATTCTACCTCTCTGGCTTCACCGACTTTGAGAGAATGGGTGTGGATCCGGCGGATACGTTGGCGCTTGGTGAACAGGTGCAATCCATGACTTTTAAGACAAAGGGTAGGAGTGGGGTTGCTTActga
- a CDS encoding RPT1, ATP-dependent 26S proteasome regulatory subunit yields the protein MALDTFFHNKIEAMKLEIIQGQAKLRRLEAQRNDYNSRVRLLREELGLLQQPGSYVGEVVKVMGTKKVLVKVHPEGKYVVDVADSVDISKLTPGKRVTLLSDSYKLEKLLPSSVDPLVSLMMVEKVPDSTYDMIGGLDQQIKEIKEVIELGLQHPELFESLGIAQPKGVLLYGPPGTGKTLLARAVAHHADCKFIRVSGSELVQKYIGEGSRMVRELFVMAREHAPSIIFMDEIDSIGSSRVEGSSGGDSEVQRTMLELLNQLDGFEPTKNIKIIMATNRLDILDPALLRPGRIDRKIEFPPPTVEARADILRIHSRSMNLTRGINLTKIAEKMNGCSGAELKGVCTEAGMYALRERRVHVTQEDFDLATAKVLNKHDDKATSLSKLWK from the exons ATGGCGCTCGATACCTTCTTTCACAACAAGATCGAGGCAATGAAGCTCGAGATCATACAGGGCCAGGCAAAACTACGGCGTCTTGAAGCCCAGCGCAATGACTACAACTCGCGCGTACGGTTACTACGGGAGGAGCTCGGCCTTCTCCAGCAGCCGGGGTCTTATGTTGGTGAGGTGGTGAAGGTCATGGGCACCAAGAAGGTCCTTGTCAAGGTGCATCCCGAAGGCAAATACG TCGTCGATGTCGCAGACAGTGTCGACATTAGCAAGCTCACGCCCGGCAAACGTGTCACCCTCCTCAGTGATTCGTACAAGCTCGAGAAGCTGCTTCCATCATCCGTTGACCCGCTCGTCTCGCTCATGATGGTCGAGAAGGTGCCAGACAGCACATACGACATGATTGGAGGTCTGGACCAGCAGATCAAGGAAATCAAAGAGGTCATCGAGCTGGGTCTGCAACATCCCGAATTGTTCGAATCGCTCGGAATCGCGCAGCCCAAGGGTGTCTTGCTGTATGGACCACCAGGAACAGGAAAGACGCTGCTTGCCCGTGCCGTCGCGCATCACGCCGACTGCAAGTTCATCCGAGTGTCTGGTAGCGAACTGGTACAAAAGTACATTGGTGAAGGTAGTCGCATGGTTCGAGAACTGTTCGTCATGGCACGAGAGCACGCCCCTAGCATTATCTTCATGGACGAAATTGACAGCATCGGGTCAAGTCGTGTTGAAGGAAGCTCGGGCGGTGATTCCGAGGTGCAGAGGACCATGTTGGAACTGCTCAACCAGCTGGATGGTTTTGAGCCTACCAAGAACATCAAGATCATCATGGCCACCAACCGACTGGATATTCTAGATCCCGCTCTATTACGACCCGGACGTATCGACCGAAAGATTGAGTTCCCACCGCCAACCGTTGAGGCGCGTGCCGACATTCTCCGCATTCACTCCAGGAGTATGAACCTGACTCGTGGCATCAATCTGACCAAGATTGCGGAGAAGATGAACGGCTGCTCGGGTGCTGAGCTGAAGGGTGTATGCACAGAAGCTGGAATGTACGCTCTCAGAGAGAGGAGAGTGCACGTAACGCAGGAGGACTTTGATCTGGCGACAGCCAAGGTGCTGAACAAGCATGATGACAAGGCTACCAGTTTGAGCAAGCTGTGGAAGTAG
- a CDS encoding ProP, Permease major facilitator superfamily → MTGTASSKMEQDVYGNKSPAAEAVLREGEGEVPVSVLEDGSLDPVYEAKAKVLNKAIQDIGMGRYQWQLFIVIGFGWAMDNLWPIVTSLIFTPITNEFHPNRPPLLSLSQNIGLLVGAVFWGFGCDVFGRRWAFNLTIGITAVFGLAAAGSPGFGAIGVFAALWSVGVGGNLPVDSAIFLEFLPGSHQYLLTVLSIYWSFAQVFATLVAWPLLGNMTCQQSDDNCTKEKNMGWRWFMLVMGGVALLMFIARFLLFTIFESPKFLMGKANDKEATRIVHEVARRNGKTTPLTLSDLQTCDLVARPGTTSTTRTRNPATAAIRRNLEKVDMSHIKALFATPKLALSTTLITTIWALIGLGYPLYNAFLPYIQATRGLNYGDGSTYITYRNSLIIAVLGVPGCLLGGLLVETRLLGRKGTLSLSTILTGVFLLASTTATSSNALLGWNCAFNFMSNIMYAVLYAYTPEIFATKDRGTGNAVTASANRVFGIMAPIVAMFADLRTSVPVYASGGLFVVAGVLVLALPFESRGRASM, encoded by the exons ATGACCGGCACAGCGTCCAGCAAGATGGAGCAAGATGTTTATGGGAACAAAAGTCCGGCTGCGGAGGCGGTGTTgagagagggagagggagaagTTCCTGTCAGCGTCTTGGAAGATGGATCGCTGGATCCTGTGTACGAAGCCAAGGCGAAGGTGCTGAATAAGGCGATTCAGGATATTGGTATGGGGAGGTATCAATGGCAG CTCTTCATAGTCATCGGCTTCGGCTGGGCAATGGATAACCTCTGGCCAATCGTCACCTCTCTAATCTTCACACCCATCACCAACGAATTCCACCCAAACCGGCCGCCTTTGTTGTCCCTCTCCCAAAACATTGGTTTGCTTGTTGGCGCCGTGTTTTGGGGTTTCGGCTGCGACGTGTTTGGCAGACGGTGGGCGTTTAATCTCACCATTGGGATTACGGCTGTGTTTGGGTTGGCGGCCGCGGGGAGTCCTGGGTTTGGCGCTATTGGGGTGTTTGCGGCACTTTGGTCGGTTGGGGTGGGGGGGAATTTACCGGTGGATAGTGCGA TTTTCTTGGAGTTTCTGCCAGGGTCGCATCAGTATCTTTTGACGGTACTGTCGATTTATTGGTCGTTTGCTCAGGTCTTTGCTACTCTGGTTGCTTGGCCGCTGCTGGGCAATATGACGTGTCAGCAGAGTGACGACAACTGTACAAAGGAGAAGAACATGGGGTGGAGATGGTTTATGCTT GTCATGGGCGGCGTCGCTCTCCTAATGTTCATCGCCcgcttcctcctcttcacAATCTTCGAGTCACCGAAATTTCTCATGGGCAAAGCCAACGACAAAGAAGCCACCCGAATCGTGCATGAAGTCGCGCGGCGCAACGGAAAAACCACCCCTTTAACCCTCTCTGACCTACAAACTTGCGACCTTGTCGCCCGCCCGGGCACCACCTCCACTACTCGCACCCGCAATCCCGCCACAGCAGCCATCAGACGCAATCTAGAAAAAGTAGACATGTCGCACATCAAAGCCCTCTTCGCTACGCCCAAACTTGCCTTATCTACAACGCTCATCACCACAATCTGGGCCTTGATTGGTCTCGGCTACCCCCTCTACAACGCCTTCCTGCCCTATATCCAAGCCACGCGCGGCCTAAACTACGGCGACGGTTCCACATACATCACCTACCGCAACAGCCTCATCATCGCCGTCCTCGGCGTCCCGGGGTGTCTGCTCGGCGGCCTCTTGGTAGAAACAAGGCTTCTCGGCCGCAAAGGCACGTTATCCCTGTCTACCATTCTAACGGGTGTTTTCCTCTTGGCTTCCACTACGGCAACGTCATCCAACGCGCTGCTTGGATGGAACTGCGCCTTCAACTTCATGTCGAATATCATGTATGCGGTGCTGTACGCGTATACGCCCGAGATCTTTGCGACCAAAGATCGCGGTACGGGGAATGCGGTTACGGCGAGTGCGAATCGCGTGTTTGGTATCATGGCGCCGATTGTGGCCATGTTTGCGGATTTGCGGACTAGTGTGCCGGTGTATGCGAGTGGGGGGTTGTTTGTCGTGGCTGGCGTGTTGGTGCTGGCGTTGCCGTTTGAGAGTCGGGGGAGGGCTAGTATGTAG
- a CDS encoding CypX, Cytochrome P450 translates to MEEDGDKAGLITAIDEGLDYGAKVGLIPEVHWALCKAAEYLGIKSPFMKVMDFILLQIQNRVSGQTISPKDRQDFLDKLLPLEKNGKATRLDTINACGSNIGAGSDTTAISLTATIAYLSMHPDVLAKLREELDDAVNRGAASDPITFKESQKLPYLRAVIQETLRMHPAVGAPLTRIIGIGGANLAGRYFPAGTEVGVNPWVIHNNKEIFGPDASKFRPERWLVQDAEKRAVMDRNFLTFGAGSRTCIGKNISLLEMYKVIPQIVKKFDFQVVADSKHGEGYMWKTLFFAKQTLYCIVKERACV, encoded by the coding sequence ATGGAAGAAGATGGCGACAAGGCAGGTCTCATTACTGCTATTGACGAAGGGCTCGATTACGGCGCCAAAGTTGGGCTTATTCCTGAGGTGCACTGGGCCTTATGCAAGGCGGCCGAATATCTGGGTATAAAGTCGCCCTTCATGAAGGTCATGGATTTCATCCTTTTACAGATTCAGAACCGTGTCTCGGGGCAGACTATATCTCCAAAAGATCGCCAGGACTTCCTTGACAAGCTGCTGCCGCTTGAAAAAAATGGCAAAGCTACTCGACTCGACACAATAAACGCTTGCGGAAGCAATATTGGAGCAGGCTCAGATACGACGGCCATCTCGTTGACCGCCACCATCGCCTACCTATCCATGCATCCAGACGTACTCGCTAAGTTACGGGAAGAACTCGACGATGCTGTAAACAGAGGCGCAGCATCGGACCCAATTACGTTCAAGGAGTCTCAAAAGCTACCCTATCTTCGTGCAGTAATTCAGGAAACACTTCGCATGCATCCTGCGGTTGGCGCACCCTTGACACGTATTATCGGCATCGGCGGTGCAAATCTTGCAGGGCGTTATTTTCCTGCTGGTACTGAAGTCGGCGTCAACCCATGGGTTATCCATAACAATAAAGAGATTTTTGGTCCAGATGCTTCTAAATTCAGACCGGAGCGTTGGTTAGTGCAGGACGCTGAGAAGCGTGCAGTGATGGACCGGAACTTCCTTACATTTGGTGCTGGATCGCGGACATGTATTGGTAAGAACATCAGCTTGTTAGAGATGTACAAAGTCATCCCGCAGATCGTAAAAAAGTTTGATTTTCAAGTGGTGGCAGATAGTAAGCATGGAGAGGGATACATGTGGAAGACATTATTCTTCGCGAAGCAGACTTTATACTGTATTGTCAAAGAAAGAGCGTGTGTATAG
- a CDS encoding Dimer-Tnp-hAT domain containing protein, whose protein sequence is MPDPRHPRKRPAAAPVAAAGRSKRQKGSKSQPITIEASQPSHPFVIDEDTQRETPPTSPRRAILAASQGVDFEMQLRDSIPEDAIVAPVEASEVAAAASEAVDEGEPEPDFDPRMADNFDGINWSRLPRYMKPLRTQKQKKSWVYNYGYRLTLRSNTNRIFWLCHICHKRKAATAGFAETTEATSTAARHLNRDHGITNAGEQPPQQLLGGQKSLEMMLKGGFGVSQRVANEIGNFDVQSFRIAAVSWLVDNNLALCQFEDPAFRRMIHFANPEAEQALWSSRTSVAQFVMRLYNFMQPQVVDELRCAASKIHISFDGWTVKGGKRGFFGIVAHFATAEGDLRDVAIDLPQLSGAHTGDRIADCVAETLQKFNITAQNVGYFMLDNAFNNDTAIATLGAKFGFKSKHRRLRCSAHTINLVGQSIIFGSNKDAFNNDENLAEEEKYLNEWRKQGPLGTLIDVISYIKTPQQYDMFANFQRLARQDLPADDDAKFQILEPVKPCVTRWNSFCSAFERAVLLQPAFNSYVCFYVEQQRVADSHARTKNNKKPQAPAWMRSKGLTAADWAVITEYIEVLKPLKDATKRLEGRGKCGRFGAIYEVIPVFEFLMGRFEQRLRQYERVDFEQREAPEDHISINFRAAWEKLNDYYSKLDDSPAYFAACALHPYYRRYCEKAWRDKPEWLVACMADFRALWAEYTTSTPPTKPSKERDNGAIDEAISYIISDSEDDDELTDEYDRWRKLEPKWTSKQHNSPNVDGNPIKYWVQLQSKYPDLSRFAIDVLSIPASSCECERMFSELGDLLAPRRRKIGSQLLAALQCVRAWNAAGIKLPTSATSQLSDHDLEQLYNLTAWEQPSDSDVSPTLQRPSTE, encoded by the exons ATGCCAGACCCTAGGCATCCTCGTAAACGCCCTGCTGCCGCTCCTGTTGCCGCCGCTGGTCGCTCAAAACGCCAGAAAGGCAGTAAATCACAGCCTATAACTATCGAAGCTTCGCAGCCATCTCACCCTTTCGTTATCGACGAGGATACACAGCGCGAGACTCCGCCAACGTCGCCGCGTCGAGCTATACTGGCCGCGAGCCAAGGCGTTGATTTCGAGATGCAGTTGCGCGACTCTATACCCGAAGATGCGATTGTCGCGCCTGTTGAAGCCTCTGAGGTAGCTGCAGCGGCGTCTGAAGCGGTAGATGAAGGCGAGCCAGAGCCTGACTTCGACCCGCGTATGGCCGATAACTTTGATGGCATTAACTGGAGTCGCCTGCCACGGTATATGAAGCCTCTTCGGACacagaagcagaagaaaAGCTGGGTATACAACTACGGTTATCGGCTTACTCTCCGCAGTAATACCAACAGGATATTCTGGCTGTGCCACATCTGTCACAAGCGTAAAGCAGCGACTGCTGGCTTTGCGGAGACGACGGAGGCAACTAGTACTGCTGCGAGGCACCTAAATAGGGATCATGGAATAACAAACGCTGGCGAGCAACCGCCTCAGCAGCTTCTTGGAGGCCAGAAATCGCTAGAAATGATGCTGAAGGGCGGCTTCGGCGTTAGCCAAAGGGTTGCGAACGAgataggaaacttcgacgtacagtCCTTTCGAATAGCAGCTGTTAGCTGGCTTGTTGACAACAACCTCGCCCTCTGCCAGTTCGAAGATCCAGCTTTCCGCAGGATGATACATTTCGCGAATCCTGAAGCTGAGCAGGCGCTCTGGAGTAGTCGCACAAGCGTTGCGCAGTTTgtgatgaggctgtacaACTTCATGCAGCCTCAGGTCGTCGATGAGCTGCGTTGCGCGGCGAGCAAGatacatataagctttgatgggTGGACCGTtaaaggtggcaagcgtggcttcttcggtattgtcgctcactttgccaCGGCTGAGGGCGACCTTAGGGACGTTGCTATTGACCTGCCGCAGCTCTCAGGTGCCCATACTGGCGACAGGATAGCTGATTGTGTCGCTGAAACTCTGCAGAAGTTTAATATAACTGCGCAGAACGTTGGCTACTTTATGCTCGACAACGCGTTCAATAACGACACTGCTATCGCGACCCTTGGAGCGAAGTTTGGCTTTAAGTCTAAGCATCGCCGGCTACGTTGTAGCGCTCATACAATCAACTTAGTTGGCCAGTCGATTATATTTGGCTCAAACAAGGACGCCTTTAACAACGACGAGAACTTGGCT GAGGAAGAGAAATACCTCAACGAGTGGCGTAAGCAGGGCCCATTAGGCACGCTTATAGACGTTATTAGCTACATCAAAACGCCACAACAGTACGACATGTTCGCGAACTTTCAGCGCCTCGCGAGGCAGGACTTACCggccgacgacgacgctAAATTCCAAATACTCGAGCCTGTAAAGCCTTGCGTTACGCGCTGGAACTCCTTTTGTTCAGCGTTTGAGAGAGCTGTATTACTACAACCCGCGTTCAACTCCTACGTTTGTTTCTACGTGGAACAGCAGCGCGTTGCCGACTCACACGCCCGAACGAAGAACAACAAGAAGCCCCAGGCGCCTGCTTGGATGAGATCTAAGGGCCTcacagctgctgattgggcTGTTATAACTGAGTATATTGAGGTGCTGAAGCCGCTGAAAGATGCTACAAAGCGCCTTGAAGGCAGAGGCAAATGTGGCCGTTTCGGTGCGATATACGAGGTTATACCAGTGTTTGagttccttatggggcgcTTTGAGCAGCGTCTCCGGCAGTACGAGAGGGTTGATTTTGAGCAGCGCGAggcgcctgaagatcacaTCTCTATCAACTTTCGCGCAGCGTGGGAGAAGCTCAACGACTACTACAGTAAACTCGACGACTCACCCGCGTACTTTGCGGCCTGCGCTCTTCACCCGTACTATCGACGCTATTGCGAGAAGGCGTGGCGTGATAAGCCTGAGTGGCTCGTCGCCTGTATGGCTGACTTTCGTGCTCTTTGGGCAGAGTATACGACCTCTACTCCTCCAACAAAGCCCTCAAAAGAGCGTGATAACGGCGCTATTGACGAGGCTATCTCGTACATCATAAGCGATAGCGAGGACGATGATGAGCTCACAGATGAGTACGACAGGTGGCGCAAATTGGAGCCAAAGTGGACGAGTAAGCAGCACAACAGCCCTAACGTTGACGGCAACCCTATCAAGTACTGGGTACAGCTTCAGTCTAAGTATCCCGACCTCTCACGCTTTGCGATTGACGTGTTGAGTATTCCAGCGAGCAGTTGCGAGTGCGAGCGCATGTTTAGTGAACTAGGAGATCTACTTGCTCCGCGACGGCGCAAGATTGGGTCACAACTACTCGCCGCGCTTCAATGTGTACGGGCTTGGAATGCCGCTGGCATAAAGCTGCCGACGTCAGCTACAAGCCAACTCTCAGATCACGACCTTGAGCAGTTGTACAACCTCACAGCGTGGGAGCAACCTAGCGATTCCG ACGTCTCGCCTACCTTACAACGCCCATCCACTGAATAA
- a CDS encoding Dimer-Tnp-hAT domain containing protein → MIFRCSANRGNFINNFIEPAGLTENEEDEYEAWKRSEPIAGEGVDPIKYWVELRDRHPSLSKFAIDMLSIPGSSCECERLFSELGDLLEPRRRSISPQLLAAIQCDRRWIRAGFGSGEVPVKGVISDEEMDAKYGVHKWDIS, encoded by the exons atgatttttaggtgtagtgc AAATCGCGGCAACTTTATCAACAactttattgagcctgcagggcttacggagaacgaggaagatgaatatgaggcttggaaacgcagcgaaccgatcgctggcgagggcgtcgaccctataaaatactgggtagaactccgcgatcgccaccctagccttagcaaatttgctatcgacatgctatcaatcccaggctcaagctgtgagtgtgagcgcttattcagcgagctgggtgacctcctcgagccccgtcggcgcagcatttctccgcaacttctagcagcaatacagtgcgatcgacgatggataagagctggatttggcagtggtgaggtgcctgtaaagggggttatcagcgatgaggagatggacgcgaaatacggtgtacataagtgggatattagctga